One genomic window of Candidatus Didemnitutus sp. includes the following:
- the floA gene encoding flotillin-like protein FloA (flotillin-like protein involved in membrane lipid rafts) produces the protein MSSIPLIFLIPIIVVVLIVVGVFISFIGVWLKARLNGAPVSVLNLLGMRLGGVPYSLVVEARITAVKAGIEVSTDKIAAHYLAGGNVVPTVQALVAAEKAGIALDWDRACAIDLATKGSGKSVIEAVRTSVDPKVIDCPNPDQGRTTIDGVAKDGIQVKVKARVTVRTHLDRFVGGAKEETIIARVGEGIVTTIGSAESYKTVLESPDSISKTVLARGLDVGSAFEILSIDIADVDVGENVGAKLQEAQAEANKNMAQAQAEIRRAAAVALEQEMKARVQEMQAKVVEAQAQVPLAMSEAFRAGKLGVMDYYKMENVQADTAMRGSIAHPEGKK, from the coding sequence ATGAGCTCGATTCCCCTCATATTCCTCATCCCCATCATCGTCGTCGTCCTCATTGTCGTGGGCGTCTTCATTTCGTTCATCGGCGTCTGGCTGAAAGCCCGCCTGAACGGCGCACCGGTCAGCGTGCTGAATCTTCTCGGCATGCGTCTCGGCGGCGTGCCTTACAGCCTCGTCGTCGAGGCGCGCATCACCGCAGTGAAGGCCGGCATCGAAGTCTCGACCGACAAGATCGCCGCGCACTACCTCGCGGGCGGCAACGTCGTCCCGACCGTGCAGGCGCTCGTCGCCGCCGAGAAGGCGGGCATCGCGCTCGATTGGGATCGCGCCTGCGCCATCGACCTCGCCACGAAGGGCTCGGGCAAGAGCGTCATCGAGGCCGTGCGCACTTCCGTCGATCCGAAGGTCATCGACTGCCCGAATCCCGACCAGGGCCGCACGACGATCGACGGCGTGGCGAAGGATGGCATCCAAGTGAAGGTGAAGGCGCGCGTCACCGTGCGCACGCACCTCGACCGCTTCGTCGGCGGCGCGAAGGAAGAGACGATCATTGCCCGCGTCGGCGAAGGCATTGTCACGACCATCGGCTCGGCCGAGAGCTACAAGACCGTCCTCGAGTCGCCGGACAGCATTTCCAAGACCGTGCTCGCGCGCGGCCTCGACGTCGGCTCGGCATTCGAAATTCTCTCGATCGACATCGCGGACGTGGACGTCGGCGAGAACGTCGGCGCCAAGCTCCAGGAAGCGCAGGCCGAGGCGAACAAGAACATGGCGCAGGCCCAGGCGGAAATCCGCCGCGCCGCCGCCGTCGCGCTCGAACAGGAAATGAAGGCCCGCGTGCAGGAAATGCAGGCCAAGGTCGTTGAGGCGCAGGCCCAGGTGCCGCTTGCGATGTCCGAGGCATTCCGCGCCGGCAAGCTCGGCGTCATGGATTACTACAAGATGGAAAACGTGCAGGCCGACACCGCCATGCGCGGGTCCATCGCTCATCCCGAAGGCAAGAAGTAA
- a CDS encoding serine protease — MNAIILLFVVGALLLTAEIFLPGAVAGIIGGLALAAGSLLSFREFGFNGGLMASFGALALVGAMLYLELVVLPKTAFGKRMVVQSTVSATSQPPPAVAEAVVGRDALALTTLAPSGYVEIDGRRYEAFSRSGHVAKGAALRVVGVDNFRIIVTQS, encoded by the coding sequence ATGAACGCGATCATCCTGTTGTTTGTCGTCGGCGCGCTTTTGCTCACGGCGGAAATTTTCCTGCCGGGTGCGGTGGCGGGCATCATCGGCGGCCTGGCGCTCGCGGCGGGCAGCCTGCTGTCGTTTCGCGAATTTGGCTTCAACGGCGGCTTGATGGCGAGCTTCGGTGCGCTGGCTCTGGTCGGCGCGATGCTCTATCTCGAGCTCGTCGTGCTGCCGAAAACCGCATTCGGCAAACGCATGGTGGTGCAATCCACCGTCAGCGCCACCAGTCAGCCGCCGCCGGCCGTGGCCGAAGCCGTCGTCGGCCGCGATGCGCTCGCGCTCACCACGCTCGCGCCGAGCGGCTATGTCGAAATCGACGGGCGCCGCTACGAGGCGTTCAGCCGTTCGGGCCACGTCGCGAAAGGCGCGGCGCTGCGCGTCGTCGGCGTCGACAATTTCCGCATCATCGTCACCCAATCCTGA
- a CDS encoding ATP-dependent Clp protease proteolytic subunit, which yields MAVGVSFAADPVADAASSPTVAPAKRVAFVIPVRDEIAKPTLYIIRRGLKEAVEQKADLVVLDMKTPGGALDSTLEIMEALGKFPGKTATFVDDQALSAGAFIAATTEEIWFAPRGKIGAAAPVDSSGKDIDKTMRQKVVSFLRAEVRSISEGKGLRGQVVSAMIDEDFELKVGDAVLKPKGELLTLTASEAMKTYGEPAQPLLGAGIANDISALLTKKFGAGNFEVREFRVTWSESLAQYLTAFAPILTGLGLLALFLEFKMPSHGLFAGVGILLLLVVFFGHYVAGFSGHEPVLLFTLGLLLVLAEVLFFPGVALPAVTGLVLMLVALVWSMADLWPNEPIQFSGEAFARPLSNVGLGVLLSVAFGVALLRFLPQGWIWDRLTVNSVAGSVAQSSTGGARVSDLIGASGVAATALRPGGQIEVGGRRYEARAALGSIAPGTRVVVRARDDFALVVEEDKA from the coding sequence ATGGCGGTGGGAGTGTCGTTCGCGGCGGATCCCGTCGCCGATGCCGCCTCGTCGCCGACGGTCGCGCCGGCCAAGCGCGTCGCCTTTGTCATTCCCGTGCGGGACGAGATCGCCAAGCCCACGCTCTACATCATCCGCCGCGGTCTCAAGGAAGCGGTCGAGCAGAAGGCCGACTTGGTCGTGCTCGACATGAAGACGCCGGGCGGTGCGCTCGATTCGACCCTCGAGATCATGGAGGCGCTCGGCAAATTTCCGGGCAAGACCGCGACGTTTGTCGACGATCAGGCGCTCTCCGCCGGTGCGTTCATCGCCGCGACGACGGAGGAAATCTGGTTTGCGCCGCGCGGGAAGATCGGTGCCGCCGCGCCGGTCGACTCCTCGGGCAAAGACATCGACAAGACGATGCGGCAGAAGGTCGTCAGCTTTCTGCGCGCTGAGGTGCGTTCCATTTCCGAAGGCAAAGGCCTGCGCGGCCAAGTCGTCTCCGCCATGATCGACGAGGATTTCGAGCTGAAGGTCGGCGACGCGGTCCTGAAACCGAAAGGCGAGCTGCTCACGTTGACCGCGAGCGAGGCGATGAAGACCTACGGCGAACCGGCGCAACCGCTGCTCGGTGCTGGAATAGCGAACGACATCTCGGCGTTGCTCACGAAGAAATTCGGCGCGGGGAACTTCGAGGTGCGCGAGTTTCGCGTGACGTGGTCGGAATCGCTCGCGCAATACCTGACCGCGTTCGCGCCGATCCTGACCGGCTTGGGACTGCTGGCCTTGTTCCTGGAATTCAAGATGCCGTCGCACGGCCTGTTCGCCGGCGTGGGCATTCTCCTGCTGCTCGTGGTTTTCTTCGGCCACTATGTGGCGGGCTTTTCGGGGCACGAGCCGGTGTTGCTGTTCACGCTCGGTCTGTTGCTCGTCCTCGCGGAAGTGCTGTTTTTCCCGGGTGTGGCGCTGCCGGCGGTGACGGGTCTCGTGTTGATGCTCGTGGCGCTGGTGTGGTCGATGGCGGATTTGTGGCCGAACGAGCCGATTCAGTTTTCGGGCGAGGCGTTTGCGCGTCCGCTGTCGAATGTTGGTCTCGGCGTGTTGCTCTCCGTGGCCTTCGGCGTCGCGCTGCTGCGGTTCCTCCCGCAGGGCTGGATTTGGGATCGCCTGACGGTGAACTCTGTTGCGGGCTCGGTCGCGCAATCGTCGACCGGCGGCGCACGCGTCTCGGACTTGATCGGGGCCAGCGGCGTTGCCGCGACGGCCTTGCGTCCGGGCGGGCAAATCGAAGTCGGCGGGCGACGTTACGAAGCGCGCGCGGCGCTCGGCAGCATCGCGCCTGGCACACGCGTCGTGGTGCGGGCGCGGGACGATTTCGCCCTCGTGGTGGAGGAGGACAAAGCATGA
- a CDS encoding aldose epimerase, with amino-acid sequence MERIPYLGHTIYRWQVGPSTFLALPEKGARLMHWNVTLGDGSVRDLIHWPELDQLDDIAKVRGGNPILFPFNGRTYDRSEIGFWRADDGVRRPMPMHGFARQGEFRVKRLDERGFSAVFVPGAEAKEGYPFDYEFVVSYRFEANAVYVELELTNLGQAPIPWSAGHHFYFNLPWSEGLTRKDYVLEVPAARTVRRNESGQLVDGPRLQPRETLDNPALIDTVHTALRGHQFQVTERTTGARLRFRTGFSNTTAKDAAVVTWAADDKVPYYCVEPWMGPPNAPETKIGLHHVGPGQTQKFLVDITHG; translated from the coding sequence ATGGAACGCATCCCGTATCTGGGGCACACGATTTATCGCTGGCAGGTCGGGCCGTCGACCTTCCTCGCCCTGCCGGAAAAGGGCGCGCGCCTGATGCACTGGAACGTCACGCTCGGGGACGGCAGCGTCCGCGACCTCATCCACTGGCCGGAATTGGACCAACTCGACGACATCGCGAAGGTGCGCGGCGGTAATCCGATTCTCTTCCCCTTCAACGGCCGCACCTACGATCGCAGCGAAATCGGTTTCTGGCGCGCCGACGACGGCGTGCGCCGGCCGATGCCGATGCACGGCTTCGCGCGCCAAGGCGAGTTTCGCGTGAAGCGCCTCGACGAACGCGGCTTCTCCGCCGTGTTCGTGCCGGGCGCCGAGGCGAAGGAAGGCTACCCGTTCGACTACGAGTTCGTCGTCAGCTACCGCTTCGAGGCGAACGCCGTCTACGTCGAACTCGAGCTCACCAACCTCGGCCAGGCACCCATCCCGTGGTCGGCCGGACACCATTTCTATTTCAACCTGCCCTGGTCCGAGGGCCTGACGCGCAAGGACTACGTGCTCGAAGTCCCCGCCGCGCGGACGGTGCGCCGCAACGAATCCGGCCAACTCGTCGACGGCCCGCGCCTGCAACCGCGCGAGACCTTGGACAATCCGGCGCTCATCGACACCGTCCACACCGCGTTGCGAGGCCACCAGTTCCAAGTCACCGAACGCACGACCGGGGCGCGGCTGCGCTTCCGCACCGGCTTTTCCAACACGACCGCCAAGGATGCCGCCGTCGTCACCTGGGCCGCCGACGACAAGGTCCCCTATTACTGTGTCGAACCGTGGATGGGACCGCCGAACGCGCCGGAAACCAAGATCGGCCTACACCATGTCGGGCCCGGCCAGACACAGAAATTCCTCGTCGACATCACGCACGGCTGA
- the tatA gene encoding twin-arginine translocase TatA/TatE family subunit codes for MNFPFAFIEGIGGPELMLILFIILLLFGANKLPELAKGLGKSVKEFKKAAADVEYQFKEAMEEKSEQSAEAKRFAPKPVTPLAPPQNVAPATPPASTAPGAAQPPPDQPKA; via the coding sequence ATGAATTTCCCTTTCGCGTTCATCGAAGGCATCGGCGGCCCCGAGCTGATGCTGATCCTTTTCATCATTCTGCTCCTTTTTGGCGCCAACAAACTCCCGGAACTCGCCAAAGGCCTCGGCAAATCCGTGAAGGAATTCAAGAAAGCCGCCGCCGACGTCGAATATCAGTTCAAGGAGGCGATGGAGGAAAAGTCGGAGCAATCCGCCGAAGCGAAGCGCTTCGCCCCCAAGCCAGTCACTCCCCTCGCCCCGCCGCAGAACGTCGCGCCCGCCACCCCGCCGGCGAGCACCGCCCCGGGTGCCGCGCAACCGCCGCCGGATCAGCCCAAGGCCTGA
- a CDS encoding ABC transporter permease, with protein sequence MHLVLTLLRKDYLNFKKDRVAVGLTFLVPIVLIYIFGQVFGVNRKDTGPVGIPLAIVNQSSAPEIATLVDALKREKAFRVVETETDAQGRARALTEDVVRAGFKSDRFRFALVFPADATSDARFGLRMKFLTNPRNEIETQTVTGLLQKTVYTAAPQLLMQSLRKQAVEFIGAKDTDKFYGEIAGSVSRAFSLDEAKVRETMARGEIPRAKPVSARADGSSDASTSGLGDFMERVIKIEKEQLAGAQVTNAAATRVVGGWAMMFLLFSLSGMATSLFEEKKAGIFLRLLSAPVRRSHLLWSKYLFGIALGLVQLVTLFFAGRLMFGIDVLSNFGNLVVICLVAAMACTAFGMLLASITRTQAAASGLATLLILTMSSIGGAWFPTSFMPEFIQKLSKLTVVYWSMEGFALVLWNGCTFAELLPTLGVLLGMSAVLVAISLWRFRRGPIFD encoded by the coding sequence ATGCACCTCGTCCTCACGCTCCTCCGCAAGGATTACCTCAACTTCAAGAAAGACCGCGTCGCCGTCGGGCTCACGTTTCTCGTGCCGATCGTGCTGATCTACATCTTCGGCCAGGTGTTCGGCGTGAATCGCAAGGATACCGGTCCGGTCGGCATCCCGCTCGCGATCGTCAATCAGAGCAGCGCGCCGGAGATCGCGACGCTCGTCGACGCGCTGAAACGCGAAAAGGCGTTCCGCGTCGTGGAGACGGAGACCGACGCACAAGGGCGGGCGCGGGCGCTGACCGAGGATGTGGTGCGCGCGGGTTTCAAGAGCGACCGCTTTCGGTTCGCGCTCGTATTCCCGGCCGACGCGACGAGCGACGCGCGTTTCGGGTTGCGCATGAAGTTCCTCACCAATCCGCGCAACGAGATCGAGACGCAGACCGTGACCGGCCTGCTCCAGAAAACCGTTTATACCGCCGCGCCGCAGTTGCTCATGCAATCGCTGCGCAAGCAGGCGGTGGAGTTCATCGGCGCGAAGGACACCGACAAGTTCTACGGCGAAATCGCGGGCAGCGTGAGTCGCGCGTTCAGCCTCGATGAAGCCAAGGTGCGTGAGACGATGGCGCGCGGCGAAATTCCGCGTGCGAAGCCTGTGTCCGCGAGGGCCGACGGCAGCAGCGACGCAAGCACGAGCGGCCTCGGCGATTTCATGGAGCGCGTGATCAAGATCGAGAAGGAGCAGCTCGCCGGCGCGCAGGTGACGAACGCCGCAGCGACGCGCGTGGTCGGCGGCTGGGCGATGATGTTCCTGCTCTTCTCGCTCAGCGGCATGGCGACGTCGCTCTTCGAGGAGAAGAAGGCCGGCATTTTCCTCCGGCTGCTCTCGGCTCCGGTGCGCCGGTCGCACCTGTTGTGGAGCAAGTATCTCTTCGGCATCGCGCTCGGACTCGTGCAACTCGTGACGCTCTTCTTCGCGGGACGTCTGATGTTCGGCATCGATGTGCTGTCGAACTTCGGGAATCTCGTCGTAATCTGCCTCGTCGCCGCGATGGCGTGCACGGCGTTTGGCATGTTGCTGGCGTCGATCACGCGCACGCAGGCGGCGGCGTCGGGTCTCGCGACGCTGTTGATCCTCACGATGAGTTCGATCGGCGGCGCGTGGTTTCCGACATCGTTCATGCCGGAATTCATCCAGAAACTCAGCAAATTGACCGTCGTCTACTGGTCGATGGAAGGCTTCGCTCTTGTGCTCTGGAACGGTTGCACGTTCGCCGAGCTGTTGCCGACGCTCGGCGTGCTGCTCGGCATGTCGGCCGTGCTCGTGGCGATCAGCCTGTGGCGGTTTCGCCGCGGGCCGATTTTCGATTGA
- a CDS encoding ABC transporter ATP-binding protein codes for MLQFDHLTQRYGALTALDDVSLTIERGEFFGLLGPNGAGKSTLMSLIAGLRAPSAGTLRLGGVNLAGRPAELVRATGFVPQSVALYEELTAEENLGIFGRLYGLAGKALAARIDECLAAVQLADRRKHAVKTFSGGMQRRLNLAASLLHEPTLLLCDEPTVGVDPQSRNAIFDLLQRLNREGLTVIYSTHYMEEATRLCSRIGIIDHGKILALGTLEELLARLPAAEVVSFSRNGTPPAAVAVLARFGTLREHDERCEVLLGAGVRLADFFAATQAAGLPDRAFTLKRPTLEDLFLHLTGKTLRE; via the coding sequence ATGCTGCAATTCGATCATCTCACCCAGCGCTACGGCGCGCTCACGGCACTCGACGACGTCTCGCTCACGATCGAGCGCGGCGAATTTTTCGGTCTGCTCGGACCCAACGGCGCGGGCAAGAGCACGCTCATGTCGCTCATCGCGGGATTGCGCGCGCCGAGCGCCGGGACGCTGCGGCTCGGCGGCGTGAATCTTGCAGGCCGGCCGGCCGAGCTCGTGCGGGCGACCGGCTTCGTGCCGCAATCGGTCGCGCTCTACGAGGAGCTCACCGCGGAGGAGAACCTCGGCATCTTCGGCCGCCTTTACGGCCTCGCCGGCAAGGCGCTCGCCGCGCGCATCGACGAATGCCTGGCCGCGGTGCAGCTCGCGGATCGCCGCAAGCACGCGGTGAAGACCTTCTCCGGCGGCATGCAGCGGCGGTTGAATCTCGCGGCGAGTCTGCTGCACGAGCCGACGCTGCTGCTCTGCGACGAGCCGACCGTCGGGGTCGATCCTCAGTCGCGCAACGCGATCTTCGATCTGCTCCAGCGGCTGAATCGCGAGGGGCTGACCGTGATCTACTCGACGCACTACATGGAGGAAGCGACGCGCCTCTGCTCGCGCATCGGCATCATCGACCACGGCAAGATTCTCGCGCTCGGCACGCTGGAGGAATTGCTCGCGCGGTTGCCGGCGGCGGAAGTCGTGAGTTTCTCGCGCAACGGCACGCCGCCCGCCGCTGTCGCGGTGCTGGCGCGCTTCGGGACGCTGCGCGAACACGACGAGCGCTGCGAAGTGCTCCTCGGCGCGGGCGTGCGGCTGGCGGACTTCTTCGCCGCGACGCAAGCGGCCGGGCTGCCCGATCGCGCGTTCACGCTGAAGCGTCCGACGCTCGAGGATCTCTTTCTCCATCTGACCGGCAAAACCCTGCGCGAATAA
- a CDS encoding Smr/MutS family protein: MTEEAEAPDPVRVPITGELDLHTFRPTEIAPLLDDYFAECVRAGIFTVRVVHGKGTGTLRETVHALLRRSSRVAGFRLGDEHSGGWGATLVTLRRDA, encoded by the coding sequence GTGACTGAAGAAGCGGAAGCCCCCGATCCCGTCCGCGTTCCGATTACCGGCGAACTGGATCTGCACACGTTTCGACCCACCGAGATCGCGCCGTTGCTCGACGACTATTTCGCCGAGTGCGTGCGCGCCGGCATTTTCACCGTGCGGGTCGTGCACGGCAAAGGCACCGGCACCCTGCGCGAAACCGTCCACGCCCTTCTGCGCCGCTCGTCGCGCGTCGCCGGCTTCCGCCTCGGGGACGAGCACAGCGGCGGTTGGGGCGCCACGCTCGTCACGCTGCGACGCGACGCTTGA
- a CDS encoding YcaQ family DNA glycosylase, translating into MRRALLLDEPVADVAAALARLGYVQIDPLNICGRMHDLILRHRVAGYREGDLMRHLHGDTSVKPATQRVAFEHHHPQTGILVAFGHEAWPHLLAAMRRRTHRSGSWSGRLSAKQKILAENLLSAIAARGPLSAEDFDDHGPSRQVWGASSLVKATLQKLFFHGRLLIAKRGTGNRRFYDLPERVLPAEILAAPEPAARATAHWCAELKLRQRRLCTLKRDELPLVADLVQPISVENCPPLYCLRTDLPLLEPSTPGPQHSAPPLHLLAPLDPLIYDRRVTSALWSFDYTWEAYTPPAKRVRGHYSLPILAGTELVGHVDPKADRATGRLRVEGRSIKRGHKSADAVRALAHWLGLK; encoded by the coding sequence ATGCGCCGCGCGCTGCTGCTCGACGAGCCCGTCGCCGATGTCGCCGCCGCCCTCGCCCGACTCGGCTATGTGCAGATCGATCCGCTTAACATCTGCGGCCGCATGCACGACCTCATCCTCCGCCACCGCGTGGCCGGCTACCGCGAAGGCGATCTGATGCGCCATCTGCACGGCGACACGTCCGTGAAACCCGCGACGCAACGCGTCGCCTTCGAGCATCATCACCCGCAAACCGGCATCCTCGTCGCCTTCGGCCACGAAGCCTGGCCGCACCTTCTCGCCGCTATGCGCCGCCGCACGCATCGCTCCGGCTCATGGTCCGGTCGCCTTTCCGCGAAGCAAAAAATCCTCGCCGAAAACCTCCTCTCCGCGATCGCCGCCCGCGGCCCGCTCAGCGCGGAAGACTTCGACGACCACGGCCCCTCGCGCCAAGTCTGGGGCGCATCTTCGCTCGTCAAAGCCACGCTCCAGAAACTCTTCTTCCACGGCCGCCTCCTCATCGCCAAGCGAGGCACCGGCAACCGCCGCTTCTACGATCTTCCAGAACGCGTCCTGCCGGCCGAAATCCTCGCTGCACCGGAGCCCGCCGCCCGCGCCACCGCGCACTGGTGCGCCGAGTTGAAACTCCGCCAGCGCCGCCTCTGCACACTCAAACGCGACGAACTTCCCCTCGTCGCCGACCTCGTCCAGCCGATCTCCGTCGAGAACTGCCCGCCCCTTTACTGCCTCCGCACGGACCTGCCGCTGCTCGAGCCCTCAACTCCCGGTCCGCAACACTCGGCTCCCCCGCTCCACCTCCTCGCCCCGCTCGACCCACTGATCTACGACCGACGCGTGACGTCGGCCCTCTGGAGTTTCGACTACACGTGGGAAGCCTATACCCCGCCCGCCAAACGCGTCCGCGGCCACTACTCGCTTCCGATCCTCGCCGGCACCGAACTCGTCGGCCACGTCGACCCCAAAGCCGATCGCGCCACCGGCCGCCTCCGCGTCGAAGGCCGCTCGATCAAACGCGGCCACAAATCCGCCGACGCCGTCCGCGCCCTCGCCCACTGGCTCGGATTGAAATAA